Proteins encoded in a region of the Stieleria neptunia genome:
- a CDS encoding 3-dehydroquinate synthase — protein sequence MDVPFAVPFVHRLRTTEQIAGTDFPTLLELLKQDSFGDAKVLLVAERPVAESAGHVTKLAARLAESAGVNLVSEVVLVEGGEAVKNDSVCVEQILATINAHDLDRRSYVIAIGGGAMLDAVGYAAAIAHRGIRLIRLPTTTLAQGDSGVGVKNAINYFGKKNWVGTFSVPWAVINDASLLESLPDRDFFSGFSESVKVSLLKSRTEFDWLCEHADRIRARDMTVASAAIATSCKLHLRHITEGGDPFEMLEARPLDFGHWSAHKLEPITDFEIRHGEAVAIGVAIDCFYSHLKLGFRIEDVHRVCECLHALGLPLWHEALSPLDRLLDGLEEFRQHLGGRLTITMLEGVGQSIDVHEIDTATMAKAIEMLRAAGDRITARA from the coding sequence TTGGACGTTCCATTTGCGGTTCCCTTTGTGCATCGCTTGCGGACGACCGAGCAGATCGCGGGCACCGACTTCCCGACGTTGTTGGAGCTTTTGAAACAAGACAGCTTTGGCGACGCCAAGGTGCTGCTGGTTGCCGAACGCCCGGTCGCCGAATCGGCCGGCCACGTCACGAAACTCGCCGCTCGGTTGGCCGAATCCGCCGGCGTCAATCTGGTCAGCGAGGTGGTCTTGGTGGAAGGCGGCGAGGCGGTCAAAAATGATTCCGTCTGCGTCGAACAAATCCTCGCGACCATCAATGCCCATGACCTGGACCGCCGCAGCTACGTGATCGCGATCGGCGGCGGCGCGATGCTGGACGCGGTCGGGTATGCCGCGGCGATCGCGCACCGCGGTATTCGCCTGATTCGTCTGCCGACGACAACGCTGGCCCAAGGCGACAGCGGTGTGGGAGTCAAGAACGCGATCAACTACTTCGGCAAGAAGAACTGGGTCGGCACGTTCAGCGTTCCATGGGCCGTCATCAACGATGCGTCGTTATTGGAATCGTTGCCCGACCGAGATTTTTTCAGCGGATTCAGTGAGTCGGTGAAGGTGTCGTTGCTGAAGAGCCGGACGGAGTTTGATTGGCTGTGTGAACACGCCGATCGGATACGCGCACGCGACATGACCGTCGCTTCGGCGGCGATTGCGACGAGTTGCAAATTACACCTACGGCATATCACCGAAGGCGGTGATCCGTTTGAAATGTTAGAAGCCCGGCCGCTGGATTTCGGGCACTGGTCGGCGCACAAACTGGAACCGATCACGGACTTTGAAATTCGCCACGGTGAAGCCGTCGCGATCGGAGTCGCGATCGACTGTTTCTACTCGCATCTCAAACTCGGCTTCCGCATCGAAGACGTGCATCGCGTGTGCGAGTGCTTGCACGCGCTCGGTTTGCCACTCTGGCACGAAGCGTTGTCGCCGCTGGATCGCTTGCTCGACGGGCTGGAAGAGTTCCGTCAACACCTCGGCGGTCGCTTGACGATC
- a CDS encoding DUF11 domain-containing protein, producing the protein MKAFGVRLAAGAVTILLGAIMAAQAQKDQEASTESAWTEEQIPPGKAVSPIAAAAGLQSADPDDVELLKPVGEPGSTEASASPSVRLVQHTESSDSMVLPELPADSGNAPQPENSVGGRSVMKMRLPSFDDAPPLDADADAAIDAPAGAGGPSFSMGLPVADAPAASLPDHPQMSEITFAETPSDNGSQDVQVGNGLAGGDLAGNELAGQPPANDLPANDLRGGTFADSQTLDPNAGLSAAAAPRGFDRGASLTDTVDPNAGMPSAMLTPVVEDAAGPSQPRFADAPGSTMRIHREPAMTLEIGATQFPMQDETEQPAPAASSPAMSPATLGITSQPQIVGNGQVADSTPSPSHQPAAATTGQGYMQPSGGFAAPDSYPMAAAPQLPAPSLGAPMPRGGNMQPQGMQPQSGTNPGAAYPATAQAYPAAAQAYPAAAQAYPAAAQTPGNSVYQGVGYQQTAAEGQQPAGPTLASPGERYLDGPQSPSVVIHKRAPAEVTVGKPASFVITVKNVGGSKALNVQVHDRVPNGMTLTDATPRPNPKYQPQLYWELGDLEPNQERTITLQLTPEQEGELGSVARVTFQAAASVRTISTRPELRVVQRAPEKVLIGQQLEIELEVSNPGTGEATGVILQEDVPVGLEHPQGTQLDNLIGTLGPGEIRRQVLRMRAVQAGVVQNQIRVKGDDGLETTHSIAVEVVAPELKATLTGPSRRFLERQATYTVEIANVGTAEAQNVEMSVQLDRGFTFVKTDYEGQYDASRHAVFWSLDALPVGQSGKVPLTLLPVEEGNRVLQTVATADLGIKTMTESQVEVASLAELTFSINDTADPIEIGGDTIYEIRISNTGSRDDTNVKVALQLPQGLQLVEQGDFTPQGQGIIAFSPRALLKANDEMVYRVKARGVAEGRHLVKAIVTSDQSNVPVTKEESIMVYADR; encoded by the coding sequence ATGAAAGCGTTTGGCGTAAGACTCGCCGCAGGTGCTGTGACGATTTTGTTGGGAGCCATCATGGCCGCCCAAGCACAAAAAGACCAAGAAGCCAGCACCGAATCGGCTTGGACCGAAGAGCAAATTCCACCCGGCAAGGCGGTTTCACCCATCGCCGCGGCGGCGGGGTTGCAATCGGCCGACCCCGACGATGTCGAATTGCTCAAACCGGTCGGTGAGCCCGGTTCCACGGAAGCATCGGCGTCGCCGTCGGTGCGTCTGGTCCAGCACACCGAGTCGAGCGATTCGATGGTGTTGCCGGAACTTCCGGCCGATTCCGGCAACGCGCCGCAGCCCGAAAACTCTGTCGGCGGACGTTCGGTGATGAAGATGCGGCTACCGAGTTTCGACGACGCGCCGCCGTTGGATGCCGATGCGGACGCCGCGATCGACGCGCCAGCCGGCGCCGGTGGGCCTTCGTTTTCAATGGGATTGCCGGTCGCCGATGCCCCCGCGGCATCGCTTCCCGACCATCCGCAAATGTCCGAGATCACGTTCGCCGAGACGCCCAGCGACAACGGTTCGCAAGACGTCCAAGTCGGCAATGGTCTGGCCGGCGGCGACTTGGCCGGCAACGAACTGGCCGGCCAACCGCCCGCCAACGATCTGCCCGCCAACGATCTGCGCGGCGGCACGTTTGCCGATTCCCAAACGCTCGATCCGAATGCCGGATTGTCTGCGGCCGCCGCACCCCGAGGATTCGATCGCGGAGCCTCATTGACCGATACGGTCGACCCGAACGCTGGGATGCCGTCGGCCATGTTGACGCCGGTCGTCGAGGATGCGGCCGGGCCGTCGCAACCGCGATTTGCCGATGCCCCGGGGTCGACGATGCGGATCCATCGCGAACCGGCGATGACGTTGGAGATCGGCGCCACCCAGTTTCCGATGCAAGACGAAACGGAGCAGCCCGCACCGGCTGCGTCTTCGCCGGCGATGTCCCCGGCCACCCTGGGCATCACCTCGCAGCCTCAAATCGTCGGCAACGGACAGGTCGCGGATTCGACACCGTCGCCGTCCCACCAGCCCGCAGCCGCGACGACGGGACAAGGCTACATGCAGCCGTCCGGCGGTTTCGCTGCCCCCGACAGCTACCCGATGGCCGCGGCGCCCCAGTTGCCCGCGCCATCACTCGGTGCCCCGATGCCCCGCGGCGGTAACATGCAGCCGCAAGGGATGCAGCCTCAGTCCGGCACAAATCCCGGAGCGGCCTATCCAGCCACAGCGCAAGCTTATCCAGCGGCAGCGCAAGCTTATCCAGCCGCAGCGCAAGCTTATCCAGCCGCAGCGCAAACGCCGGGCAACTCGGTTTATCAGGGTGTTGGTTACCAGCAAACCGCTGCCGAAGGTCAACAGCCCGCCGGACCAACCTTGGCGTCACCCGGTGAACGCTACTTGGACGGTCCGCAGTCGCCGTCGGTTGTGATTCACAAGCGGGCGCCTGCGGAAGTGACGGTGGGCAAGCCGGCTTCGTTTGTCATCACCGTCAAAAACGTTGGCGGTTCCAAGGCGTTGAATGTTCAAGTCCACGACCGCGTTCCCAACGGCATGACGCTGACCGATGCGACGCCGCGACCGAACCCGAAATACCAACCCCAGTTGTATTGGGAACTGGGTGATTTGGAACCCAATCAAGAGCGCACGATCACGTTGCAATTGACGCCCGAGCAAGAAGGTGAGTTGGGCAGTGTCGCCCGCGTCACGTTCCAAGCCGCTGCATCGGTCCGAACGATCAGCACGCGACCGGAACTGCGTGTCGTCCAACGGGCACCCGAAAAGGTGCTGATCGGTCAGCAGCTGGAGATCGAACTGGAAGTCAGCAACCCAGGCACCGGCGAAGCGACCGGCGTGATTCTGCAAGAAGACGTGCCGGTCGGACTGGAGCATCCCCAGGGAACGCAGCTGGACAACTTGATCGGCACGCTCGGTCCGGGGGAAATCCGGCGACAGGTCTTGCGGATGCGGGCGGTCCAAGCCGGTGTCGTGCAAAACCAGATTCGCGTCAAAGGCGATGATGGGTTGGAGACCACACACTCGATTGCCGTCGAGGTCGTCGCTCCGGAGTTGAAGGCGACCCTGACCGGACCCTCACGTCGATTCTTGGAACGCCAGGCCACGTACACGGTAGAAATTGCAAACGTGGGGACGGCCGAAGCACAAAATGTTGAGATGAGTGTCCAGCTGGATCGCGGATTCACGTTCGTGAAAACCGACTACGAAGGGCAATACGACGCGTCTCGACACGCCGTGTTCTGGTCCTTGGACGCGTTGCCGGTCGGACAATCCGGGAAAGTGCCGTTGACGCTGTTGCCGGTCGAAGAAGGCAACCGTGTGTTGCAAACGGTGGCGACGGCGGACTTGGGCATCAAAACCATGACGGAGAGTCAGGTCGAAGTGGCCTCGCTGGCCGAGTTGACGTTCTCGATCAACGACACCGCCGACCCGATCGAAATCGGTGGCGACACCATTTACGAGATCCGAATCAGCAACACCGGTTCGCGTGACGACACCAACGTCAAGGTTGCGTTGCAGCTTCCCCAGGGGTTGCAGTTGGTCGAACAAGGTGACTTCACGCCGCAGGGGCAAGGCATCATCGCCTTCTCGCCGCGAGCCTTGTTGAAGGCCAACGATGAAATGGTCTACCGGGTCAAAGCCAGGGGTGTCGCCGAGGGGCGGCATCTGGTCAAGGCGATCGTCACCAGCGACCAGTCCAACGTGCCGGTGACGAAGGAAGAGAGCATCATGGTGTACGCCGACCGTTAG
- a CDS encoding alpha/beta hydrolase, whose product MPAPTPPPIFATRNVTAAVFLAGLIAVHPVTESTAQEPAKYEHGPDSQPNDAVPHGTVTQHVWLDSKVFPGTKRRYSIYLPAQYDPQTPAALMVFQDGHTFQGTTGDYRVPVVFDNLIAKGDMPVTLAVMIDPGYTSELPEKRGWRPRPENRSVEYDTVSGDYAEFLLTEILPAVEQDYRITSNPELRAICGNSSGGICAFGVAWHRPDQFRKVLSHIGSFVNIRGGHHYAAMIRKTETKPLRVLLQDGANDLDNQHGNWPLANQQMAKSLEFAGYDYKFVFGTGAHNGNHGGAIFPDSLRWLWRGWKELTP is encoded by the coding sequence ATGCCTGCACCCACCCCTCCGCCGATTTTCGCCACCCGAAACGTCACCGCCGCCGTCTTCCTCGCCGGCTTGATCGCTGTCCACCCGGTCACGGAGTCGACCGCTCAAGAGCCCGCCAAATACGAACACGGTCCCGACTCCCAACCCAACGACGCGGTTCCACACGGAACGGTCACCCAACACGTTTGGCTCGACAGCAAAGTTTTCCCGGGGACCAAACGCCGCTACAGCATCTACCTTCCGGCACAGTACGATCCCCAAACGCCCGCCGCACTGATGGTGTTTCAAGACGGGCATACCTTCCAAGGCACCACGGGCGACTACCGAGTGCCCGTCGTTTTTGACAATTTGATTGCAAAAGGCGACATGCCCGTGACCCTCGCGGTGATGATCGACCCGGGCTACACCAGTGAACTGCCGGAGAAACGGGGTTGGCGACCGCGGCCGGAAAACCGCAGCGTCGAATACGACACCGTCAGCGGCGACTACGCGGAGTTTTTGCTCACGGAAATCCTGCCGGCCGTCGAACAGGACTATCGGATCACTTCCAATCCCGAACTGCGAGCGATCTGCGGCAACAGCTCCGGAGGCATTTGCGCCTTTGGTGTCGCCTGGCATCGGCCGGACCAGTTTCGCAAGGTGCTCAGCCACATCGGCAGTTTTGTCAACATCCGCGGCGGCCACCATTACGCTGCGATGATTCGTAAAACGGAGACCAAGCCGCTGCGTGTGTTGCTCCAGGACGGTGCGAACGATTTGGACAACCAGCACGGCAACTGGCCGCTGGCGAACCAGCAGATGGCCAAGTCCCTTGAATTCGCCGGTTACGATTACAAGTTTGTGTTTGGCACCGGAGCCCACAACGGTAACCATGGCGGCGCGATTTTCCCCGACTCGCTGCGTTGGTTGTGGCGGGGATGGAAGGAGTTGACGCCGTAA